One window of the Leptotrichia massiliensis genome contains the following:
- the alaS gene encoding alanine--tRNA ligase, with amino-acid sequence MTGNEIRKSFVDFFKSKEHKHFESASLIPDDKSLLLTVAGMVPFKPFFLGEKEAPFKRITTYQKCIRTNDLENVGRTPRHHTFFEMLGNFSFGDYFKKEAIEWSWEYITKVLKLEEDRLWVSVYKTDDEAYEIWNKEIGVPAERIVRLGEEDNWWAAGPVGSCGPCSEIYYDTQNMGKNNEEADRKPGDDGDRFLEIWNLVFTEWNRLEDGSLVPLPEKNIDTGAGLERIASVVQNKDNNFDTDLFTNITKGIKSVLEIQGNENEEAVKIIADHVRASVFLIGDGVLPSNEGRGYILRKIIRRAFGAGSSAKQKVFEKEDIFLYKLVPYVLETMNEAYPELAEKQEYIEKVIRLEEERFATTLKNGTEMLEEEIQKLKTANQKELPAELTFKLYDTFGFPFELTKLILENQGFEASEEEFEKKLAEQVQRSKDSRTTISDMIKDEFIDEFFEKHGKTEFTGYLQNFEEKSTLLHIAKSEGISGYEMIFDKTPFYAESGGQVADTGIITSGEFEGKVVNVVKKHDVFIHQVEITRGIAPAVGMEVKMQIDVNRRKDIQRNHTATHILHKVLRENLGTHVEQSGSLVDDEKLRFDFSHYEAISPEMIEKIEKGVNDIILSNLQVKINYENIEDAKARGAMALFSDKYGDIVRVVEIDGYSIELCGGTHVKSTGEIGLFNIESENGIASGTRRITATTGYKSLNYVNRLEDKIKEISDIFRTDEKNVVDIIEKYIGDMRAAVKVHEEMQTKLVKYEINEMLENVETVNDVKVLKSSFEDKNVDELKEIVDRGKEKMQSGIIILGTNNNGKAVFVVGVTKDLISKVKAGEIVKIAAQVAGGNGGGRPDFAQAGGKDGTAVKEAVKKAFEFVTEKL; translated from the coding sequence ATGACAGGAAATGAAATAAGAAAAAGTTTTGTAGATTTTTTTAAATCGAAAGAGCATAAGCATTTTGAAAGTGCGTCGCTTATACCAGATGATAAGAGCTTATTGCTGACTGTAGCAGGAATGGTACCGTTTAAGCCGTTCTTTTTAGGAGAAAAGGAGGCACCATTTAAAAGAATTACTACTTATCAGAAATGTATTAGAACTAATGACTTGGAAAATGTAGGAAGAACGCCTAGACATCATACATTTTTTGAAATGTTAGGTAATTTCTCATTTGGAGATTATTTTAAAAAGGAAGCTATTGAGTGGTCTTGGGAATATATAACGAAAGTATTGAAACTGGAAGAGGACAGACTTTGGGTGTCTGTGTATAAAACAGATGATGAGGCTTATGAAATCTGGAACAAGGAAATTGGAGTGCCAGCAGAGAGAATTGTTAGGCTTGGAGAAGAGGATAACTGGTGGGCAGCAGGACCTGTGGGATCTTGTGGGCCTTGTAGCGAAATTTATTACGATACTCAGAATATGGGAAAAAATAATGAAGAAGCTGACAGAAAGCCAGGAGATGACGGAGATAGATTTTTAGAAATCTGGAATCTGGTATTTACTGAATGGAATAGGCTTGAAGACGGTTCACTTGTGCCACTTCCAGAAAAAAATATTGACACAGGGGCAGGACTTGAGAGAATTGCTTCGGTTGTACAAAACAAGGATAACAACTTTGATACGGATTTATTTACAAATATTACAAAAGGGATAAAATCTGTACTTGAAATTCAAGGAAATGAAAATGAGGAAGCAGTAAAAATTATTGCCGATCACGTTAGAGCCTCAGTATTTTTGATTGGAGATGGAGTGTTGCCATCAAATGAAGGGCGTGGATATATTTTAAGAAAAATTATAAGACGTGCTTTTGGAGCTGGAAGTTCTGCAAAACAGAAAGTTTTTGAAAAAGAAGATATATTTCTTTATAAATTAGTGCCTTATGTTCTTGAGACAATGAATGAAGCATATCCAGAGTTAGCGGAAAAGCAGGAATACATTGAAAAAGTTATAAGACTGGAAGAAGAAAGATTTGCAACAACTTTGAAAAATGGAACTGAAATGCTGGAAGAAGAAATTCAGAAATTAAAAACAGCAAATCAGAAGGAATTGCCAGCTGAACTTACTTTCAAACTGTATGATACTTTTGGATTCCCGTTTGAACTTACAAAATTAATCTTGGAAAATCAAGGCTTTGAAGCATCAGAAGAAGAATTTGAGAAAAAGCTGGCAGAACAGGTACAGCGTTCAAAAGACAGCAGAACAACAATTTCTGATATGATAAAAGATGAATTTATAGATGAATTTTTTGAAAAACATGGGAAAACAGAATTTACTGGATATTTACAAAATTTTGAGGAAAAAAGCACGCTTTTACATATTGCCAAAAGTGAAGGAATCTCAGGATATGAGATGATTTTTGATAAAACTCCGTTTTATGCTGAATCTGGAGGACAAGTTGCTGATACGGGAATTATTACTTCTGGAGAATTTGAAGGAAAAGTTGTAAATGTGGTTAAAAAACATGATGTCTTTATTCATCAGGTTGAAATCACAAGGGGAATTGCTCCAGCTGTAGGCATGGAAGTGAAAATGCAAATTGATGTAAACCGTAGAAAAGATATTCAGAGAAATCATACAGCTACACACATTTTACACAAAGTTTTAAGAGAAAATCTAGGAACACATGTAGAGCAGTCTGGATCGCTTGTGGATGATGAAAAATTAAGATTTGACTTTTCACATTACGAAGCAATCAGTCCAGAAATGATTGAAAAAATTGAAAAAGGTGTAAATGACATTATTTTATCAAATTTACAAGTAAAAATAAATTATGAAAATATTGAAGATGCAAAAGCAAGAGGAGCGATGGCATTATTTTCAGATAAATATGGAGATATAGTTCGTGTTGTTGAAATTGACGGATATTCAATTGAACTTTGTGGGGGAACACACGTTAAATCAACCGGAGAAATAGGATTATTCAATATCGAATCTGAAAATGGAATTGCTTCAGGAACACGTAGAATTACAGCTACAACTGGATATAAAAGTCTAAATTATGTGAATAGGCTTGAAGATAAAATAAAGGAAATATCTGATATTTTTAGAACAGACGAAAAAAATGTTGTCGATATTATCGAAAAATATATTGGAGATATGAGAGCAGCAGTAAAAGTGCATGAGGAAATGCAAACAAAACTTGTAAAATACGAAATTAATGAAATGCTGGAAAATGTGGAAACAGTAAACGATGTGAAAGTATTAAAATCTTCATTTGAGGATAAAAATGTTGATGAATTGAAAGAGATTGTAGACAGAGGAAAAGAAAAGATGCAGTCTGGAATCATCATTTTGGGAACAAATAACAATGGAAAGGCAGTTTTTGTAGTTGGAGTTACGAAAGACTTAATTTCAAAAGTGAAGGCTGGAGAAATAGTAAAAATTGCAGCACAAGTCGCTGGCGGAAACGGTGGAGGACGTCCTGACTTTGCACAGGCTGGTGGAAAAGATGGAACTGCTGTAAAAGAAGCTGTTAAAAAAGCATTTGAATTTGTAACTGAAAAATTATAG
- a CDS encoding LptA/OstA family protein, whose amino-acid sequence MWKKIAYGGLVLILIYFIYAVFFKKIPTPLEQMQKDMKAKKVVYRLKDDAIIYADEQIGSEGDEVIKFKNVIVDLVKKQMIISGKEGEVNTKTSDVTLMKKVVGTTKDKKWEIYTERVEYKKQGDLLISPVRTKLINTVDDTVSEADRVETTTKFETIVAIGNASYNNKKDKKTLTADKITYHDPTKVSDAEGHVIYKEEQTKRELRANKMRYDDINKIGNAEGNVIYTDPENKLTGNKVDYYMKDERIDGQGNIVYTGKNSVISADTASYFVKKKQVDGRGHVKYTSPTLIVTGDHVFYDEIARILNGDGNGTYNYLPRKTTGTYRSGVYDLKTETLTTNDYYTANYDDYKMDGTGLIYVFPTGDATMNGSFNVKKQNFNVHGANGTMNTISKDIFANKMEMTSVQGDRITSDTGRGSFEKKEFRFDGHVKGKIRGNIKDLVNDPTPLVESEAVNFIGNTAKVYFVSHKNGSNMSITRSEIKENVHMTYKDITLDSQYNEMDSGRNLILARDKVMVDFKNNTKMTANYLYMDMNKQEGYARNNVKIVSTLPQFRAINTSADKATIYLKDKKIKLNGNVVTYQGKTQISSKSAIYDMDKRILENEGNIQMQYEIQNNEEQGRSDPKNAAATQEVIGKLSIPEGEVSTRGGINLPKSMTASNGVPVTIKWRSSNSSLFSVSGRINKQFYGGGTKGVTLTAIAKAGVDTAQRTFNVSVPTESAHEMLVRAAKNIYVPEDGGNLPSSVRVNVNKGTIDVPISWSKNGDRNVATLRYGGASYQKQF is encoded by the coding sequence ATGTGGAAAAAAATAGCTTATGGAGGACTTGTATTAATACTGATATATTTTATATATGCGGTATTCTTTAAAAAAATTCCGACACCGCTTGAACAGATGCAAAAGGATATGAAAGCAAAAAAAGTTGTGTATAGATTAAAAGATGATGCTATCATTTATGCGGATGAACAGATTGGATCTGAAGGAGATGAAGTAATCAAATTCAAAAATGTAATAGTAGATTTGGTAAAGAAACAGATGATAATTTCTGGAAAAGAAGGCGAAGTCAATACTAAAACATCTGATGTTACATTAATGAAAAAAGTCGTTGGAACAACTAAGGACAAAAAATGGGAAATTTATACAGAACGTGTAGAATACAAGAAACAAGGCGATTTATTAATTTCACCAGTAAGGACAAAACTTATAAATACTGTTGATGATACAGTTTCTGAAGCAGATAGAGTTGAAACAACAACGAAATTTGAAACAATCGTAGCAATCGGAAATGCAAGTTATAATAACAAGAAAGATAAAAAGACTTTGACAGCAGACAAAATTACATATCATGATCCAACAAAAGTGTCAGATGCAGAAGGTCATGTAATTTACAAAGAAGAACAGACAAAAAGAGAACTGCGTGCTAACAAAATGCGTTATGATGATATAAATAAAATTGGAAATGCAGAAGGAAATGTGATTTATACAGATCCTGAAAATAAATTAACAGGAAATAAAGTTGACTATTATATGAAGGATGAGCGTATAGATGGGCAGGGAAATATTGTCTATACTGGTAAAAATAGTGTGATTTCGGCAGACACAGCTTCATACTTTGTAAAGAAAAAACAGGTTGATGGAAGAGGACATGTAAAATATACAAGTCCAACTTTAATAGTAACAGGAGATCATGTATTCTATGATGAAATTGCTAGAATATTGAATGGTGATGGAAATGGTACATACAATTATTTACCAAGAAAAACAACAGGAACATACAGAAGTGGAGTTTATGATTTAAAAACAGAAACACTTACAACAAATGATTACTATACTGCAAATTACGATGACTATAAAATGGATGGAACAGGACTTATATATGTTTTCCCAACTGGAGATGCCACAATGAACGGATCATTTAACGTTAAAAAGCAGAACTTTAATGTACATGGTGCAAATGGGACAATGAACACAATTTCAAAAGATATTTTTGCCAATAAAATGGAAATGACAAGTGTTCAAGGAGATAGAATTACATCTGACACAGGACGTGGAAGTTTTGAGAAAAAGGAATTTAGGTTTGATGGACATGTTAAAGGTAAAATTCGTGGAAATATAAAAGATCTTGTAAATGATCCAACACCACTTGTAGAATCAGAAGCAGTAAATTTCATAGGAAATACTGCCAAAGTTTATTTCGTTTCACATAAAAATGGAAGTAATATGAGTATTACGCGTAGTGAAATTAAGGAAAATGTGCATATGACTTATAAGGATATTACGCTTGATTCTCAGTATAATGAGATGGATTCAGGAAGAAACCTTATTCTTGCAAGGGACAAGGTTATGGTTGACTTTAAGAATAATACAAAGATGACAGCAAATTATCTTTATATGGATATGAATAAGCAGGAAGGGTATGCCAGAAACAATGTAAAAATTGTAAGTACATTGCCGCAGTTCAGAGCGATTAATACAAGTGCGGATAAAGCTACAATTTATTTGAAAGATAAAAAAATAAAATTAAATGGAAATGTAGTGACTTATCAAGGGAAAACACAAATTTCATCTAAAAGTGCAATTTACGATATGGATAAGAGAATCCTTGAAAACGAAGGAAATATTCAGATGCAATATGAAATTCAGAATAATGAGGAACAAGGACGGTCAGATCCTAAAAATGCAGCGGCAACTCAGGAAGTAATAGGCAAATTGTCAATTCCTGAAGGAGAGGTTAGTACAAGAGGAGGAATTAACTTGCCAAAATCAATGACAGCCTCAAATGGAGTTCCAGTTACAATAAAATGGCGTTCTTCAAATTCAAGCCTGTTTTCAGTATCTGGAAGAATTAACAAGCAATTTTATGGTGGCGGAACAAAAGGAGTAACTTTGACTGCAATAGCTAAAGCTGGTGTAGATACAGCTCAAAGAACTTTTAATGTGAGTGTTCCGACAGAATCAGCACACGAAATGCTTGTTAGAGCCGCAAAAAATATTTATGTTCCAGAAGATGGCGGCAACTTACCTTCGTCAGTAAGAGTAAATGTGAACAAGGGAACAATAGATGTGCCAATTTCTTGGAGCAAAAATGGAGATAGAAATGTTGCAACATTAAGATACGGTGGTGCTTCTTATCAGAAACAGTTTTAG
- a CDS encoding Type 1 glutamine amidotransferase-like domain-containing protein has product MIFLKNMILTSSLYESIELVKKFLDKNTESKKILFIPTATNVDEYKKYIHLTQKAFEDFGYEVENFDVSIFSENTAKEKLSEAKIVFISGGNTFYLLQELKRKNLTSYLKERIENGLLYIGESAGSVIAAPDIEYASIVDDKTFATELNDYTGLSLVDFYIVPHFEEEPFVKSSRNTVELYKDKLDLKLINNKEAILVENNNFTIIK; this is encoded by the coding sequence ATGATTTTTTTGAAAAATATGATTTTAACATCATCTTTATACGAAAGTATAGAACTTGTAAAAAAATTTTTAGATAAAAATACTGAAAGTAAAAAAATACTATTTATTCCCACAGCAACTAATGTAGACGAATATAAAAAATACATACATCTTACTCAAAAGGCATTTGAAGATTTTGGTTATGAAGTGGAGAATTTTGATGTTTCTATTTTTTCAGAAAATACTGCAAAAGAGAAATTATCAGAAGCGAAAATAGTTTTTATTTCTGGTGGAAATACTTTCTATTTATTGCAAGAATTAAAAAGAAAAAATTTGACATCTTATTTAAAGGAAAGAATAGAAAATGGACTGCTCTATATTGGAGAATCAGCAGGTTCAGTAATAGCGGCTCCAGACATAGAGTACGCCTCTATAGTGGATGATAAGACATTTGCAACAGAATTAAATGATTATACAGGGTTAAGTTTAGTAGATTTTTACATAGTTCCTCATTTTGAGGAAGAGCCTTTTGTGAAAAGTTCGAGAAATACTGTTGAATTATATAAAGATAAATTGGATTTAAAATTGATTAATAATAAAGAAGCAATATTGGTTGAAAATAATAATTTTACAATAATAAAATAA
- the lptB gene encoding LPS export ABC transporter ATP-binding protein, which produces MARKISIEADSLKKIYKNREVVKSVSLSMEKGEVVGLLGPNGAGKTTTFYMITGIVRPNHGRVMYNGEEITTLPMYKRARLGLGYLPQEASVFRNLTVEENIVSVLEMRGVNKKERIATMQNLIEEFKLSHVAKSLGYALSGGERRRVEIARTISTNPDFILLDEPFAGVDPIAVEDIQNIIMQLKERGLGILITDHNVRETLRITERAYIMAEGTILIAGTGQQIANDETARRVYLGDNFKLD; this is translated from the coding sequence ATGGCTAGAAAAATTAGTATAGAAGCCGATAGCTTGAAAAAGATATATAAAAACAGGGAAGTTGTGAAAAGTGTGAGTCTGTCAATGGAAAAGGGCGAGGTTGTAGGACTTCTTGGACCTAATGGAGCGGGAAAGACAACTACCTTTTATATGATTACAGGAATTGTAAGACCAAATCATGGAAGAGTAATGTACAATGGAGAGGAAATTACAACGTTGCCTATGTATAAAAGAGCTAGACTTGGACTCGGATATTTGCCACAGGAGGCGTCTGTTTTTAGAAACTTGACTGTGGAGGAAAATATTGTATCGGTTCTTGAAATGCGAGGAGTTAATAAGAAAGAAAGAATTGCCACAATGCAGAATTTAATTGAGGAATTCAAGTTATCTCATGTAGCAAAAAGTTTGGGATATGCACTTTCTGGAGGGGAACGTAGACGTGTGGAGATTGCTAGAACTATTTCTACAAATCCAGACTTTATATTGCTTGATGAGCCTTTTGCGGGAGTAGATCCGATTGCAGTTGAGGATATTCAGAATATAATAATGCAGTTAAAGGAACGTGGGCTTGGAATACTGATTACCGATCATAATGTGCGTGAAACATTGAGAATTACGGAAAGAGCCTATATAATGGCAGAAGGTACAATTTTGATTGCAGGAACAGGACAGCAGATTGCAAATGATGAAACAGCTAGAAGAGTGTATCTTGGGGATAACTTCAAGCTTGATTAG
- the ruvX gene encoding Holliday junction resolvase RuvX, with product MKKFIGLDVGDVRIGVAKCDPLGILATALEVIDRTKTNPVERIKEILDDEGTKKVVVGMPKSLDGTKKRQVEKVEEFVEELKKDIPNIQIIFVDERYTTTEAEHYLKNYSKKNGKERRKVVDMVAASIILQKYLDTLT from the coding sequence ATGAAAAAATTTATTGGATTAGATGTGGGAGATGTTAGAATTGGAGTTGCGAAATGCGATCCTTTGGGAATTCTTGCGACTGCTCTTGAAGTGATTGACAGAACAAAGACAAATCCTGTTGAAAGAATAAAGGAAATACTAGATGATGAAGGCACAAAAAAAGTTGTTGTGGGAATGCCAAAGAGCCTTGATGGTACAAAAAAACGTCAGGTGGAAAAAGTGGAGGAATTTGTGGAAGAATTAAAGAAAGACATTCCAAATATTCAGATTATCTTTGTGGATGAGCGTTACACAACAACAGAGGCTGAGCATTATCTAAAAAACTATTCCAAAAAGAATGGAAAAGAACGTAGAAAAGTAGTAGATATGGTTGCAGCGTCAATAATTTTGCAGAAATATCTTGATACATTGACTTAA